The Candidatus Omnitrophota bacterium genome includes the window CCATCAGAAGGAACATGACCCACAGGCAAAATGTCCCGGTGTGAGTGGCGATCAAATAGAGATAACCGGCTTTCCTGACCTCCTGTTTTTCATCATAAAAGGTGATCAGGAAATACGAAGATACGGACATGATCTCCCACATGACCAAAAATAAAACCGCGTTTTTGGCCGTGGCGATCAACAGAAGAGAGATGAGCAGGATATGGTAAAAGGCATAATGAACGCCTAAATTCTTTTTGCGCTCATGTTCCAAATAACTGTAACCGTAAATGCCTGCCAAAAGGAACAAAACCGTGATCGTCAATACAAAAAACGCGCTCAAAGGGTCCAGCCCTATATAAAAC containing:
- a CDS encoding proton-conducting transporter membrane subunit, which gives rise to MNLLLYSLSLLSVAAVLMVLTARSRRTVSGIYLVSLITGCVLGGISAVVTLVSRTSTDCRPGFKMPWGEFYIGLDPLSAFFVLTITVLFLLAGIYGYSYLEHERKKNLGVHYAFYHILLISLLLIATAKNAVLFLVMWEIMSVSSYFLITFYDEKQEVRKAGYLYLIATHTGTFCLWVMFLLM